TTTTTTGGGCATTCGGATGCATGAATAAGTTTAGGATGGTGGACTTATTCCATGGGACGGTTTTTCTTTTTCGGGTGTTTGGATGAATAGACAAGTTGAAGGGATAACCTGTCATGGTCCAGTTTGATTCAGGGGATAACTTGAGGGGATAAGCGGCTTCAATTAACCGTTCAGAGTTCAAATGGGAGGATCCTTTTTATCTTTGACGAGCATAAGCTGTGTTCCAATTTTACTCTTCCATTTTGCCTTCTGCATTGGTAATATGATGTTTCACTCCCTTCCACTTGTACTTTTAAAAATTCTCAGAGCCTtctatcatccaaaaaaaaaacatcCCAGAGCTTTCTTTTCTCTGGTTGCACATCTACTTATCATGTTAATATTGGTCTTGTTGGGATATACTGATCGATCTTTTTCATGCTGACTCATTCTCGAACCTGTCCGACCGGTGTTCGACTCTACCGACTGCACCAACCGACGATTGTCGACACTATTCGACCGAAGATATATCAATCGGATGGACCCATTCTGTTCCCGACTAGCCAAATGGTGGAGCCTGACTCTACCGACTCACTATCAGGTGGGCGTGGTGGCCGATGTCCGATTCCCGCAATGTATcggaccagccgacggtgtccctGGGTCTTCGCCTGACGTCCTGCAACCAAATGCCGACgtatagtcggtcggctcctccaaatgccgtacgactgctgagggCCGCCGTCTTGACAAGAGTGTGCGGCATAGCCGtcatggggcattgtcctgccaagaacatagattaatcccagcgatttgacagtcccagcgacttgacagtccgcgacgactctgacagcctctgacgatttgacaactccttcaattgtctgcgccattaatgacggcaccacgccacactctactataaaacggagaaggcaacagtgctacggAGAGGTTCTATCGAAGCCCctggactctctctctctagttccctctctctctctcgctgagttttcctgattcttttctactgttgtctactctcctctctgatttgaccatcggagggtttCCGTCGGAGGTAtcttcgatcagtgtggacttctcttgcaggtgttcgttcccgacgaccaggcgacgaggaaaTTGGCCGCAATAGGTCTCTTATAAAGGAGAATAGTGAGGATATACTTCTATCTTAGAGAAAATCATAGTACTGTGGAAGACTAAGATCGTCGATTTCTTTTTAACAAAAGGAGCAGATCGTTGAAGAAGAATTTGAAGAAAAAACTCTCCATTCTGAAGACGGGGTCATTCATGGGCATGGAGGATGTCAAAATGTCAGAGGTTTTTTCCCCCCTGCAGTTCCTCTTTCTTATGTTCTTGTCCTATAGGATCCCTTCTCCAATTCAGCATAATCCATCATAATTATGCAAATCTTTTCCACATTTTTATGCTCTTTGTGTCGCCCATCTTTTTGCAGCTATCACGGCCACTGTAATTTGTAGGCTTTATTTCCAACATCTGCTAGCTCAAGTAGTTGGTCCCATTTCTTCAAGTGATAATCTCAAGTTCAAACGTGAGTAGCTGCAAATGAGCACcgtaaaaaacaaaaataaaaaataaaaaatgttaTTACCTCACATATATGGTTGGCTATGCAGTAAATTCACTAGTCTAGACCTATCTGGCTATGCAGTAAATTCACCAGTCTTGACCTATATAAAGTCCAAACTAAGGTCATGGAGTGAGGCTAAACTATGCTTATGAAGTTCCATGTATGATTTGGATTGCAGAAACTAGGATTAACTATTAGTGTACATAAATATATAAGGGATCTTGCAACTTTTGGTTGTTAACATGATGACATTAACTTACAAATATGCATGTGCTCTTTGCTAAATGCCATACAATATCATGAATCacgcatcataaattttatataaaattcatGATTAAAGAAGAAACAATTATTACTATTATTAGAGATGCAAATGTGTCGAGCCAcctactattcaaatttgagtcgtttgaataattttttgaatcgaaCTCGAGTAGCAAGATACTCGACTTTAAAGCTCGCGAGcctatttgaatatatatatatatattatatatatatatatatatatatatatatatatatatatatatatatatatatatatattattaatagattAAGACTCGATTTCGAGATTAAGTATGACTCGATTGATATTCCAGTTGAGTCTAGTCGATTTCGAATTTTGTCTATTTTTCATCAAGCTGAACTCGATCTTAAGATATTAAGACTCAGTCGATCTCGAGCTGAATTTCAAACTTGCATATTTTGAGTCGATTCGAGCTCGAGCTTTCGGCTAATCGACTCAGTTCAGTGCGATTGTATCTCTAAACACTATATTAAGAaatataaatcaattttttttaatataaaatatttttaatattaaaataaatataataaatcataaaaaatacatAGTTATATTCACAATAAATGCAAGTAGAATATTTGTGGTCAAATCTGAAGGAGCCCTATTGTGGATGACCGATATCCTGTCATGGTTAACAAGCAACCTACTTTAGTATCAGCATTTCTTAGGAAAAGCAGCATACAACTTTGTATTAGAATCATGACAAAAGACCATAAGTTCACTTGTACAATTAATTGAGGCTTTATGGCCAGCTGGCTTTCCCATGGGCATCGAGCAACCATGTCAATCCATCCTTGCAAAGCAACTATAGAATTTAAAACATACACATCTCTGTGAACTCCTGATGCACATATATTGTAATTTTGAGATGAAATTTAACATTGAAGATAAATGCAATTACatacaaaatatttttatatataagccaTTGTGAAGTGTAAAAATTCACCAAATTTTTGCACCGGTAAGCACATGATTACAGCAACAAGGGGTTATAAGagagaaattattagatggatcAGGTCTAATGGACTAGATGAGTGCTCACCTTCGTTTTGATCTTgaatgattttatatatatatataagagaatATCATGCGAGTGGCTATTTGAGGtctattttagatataatctatctAATAATTTCCTGCCATGATATGATACTCTAGCGCCATGCAAGGATGAAAGAAATAATATTCGAAAGACCCAATTGATGACCCCTCCTTCACTACCAACCACTCCCAGTCCCGCATTAGAGTAGTCCATCACGTAGGCCCCACCGTCCGGAAAGACAAGTTCTGAAACGGAGTCATCGATGGTCTTCTACGCTATTATGTTGTTTAAGACCACCCTCTCGGCGACAGGGTATTCTCCTCCCTTGTCTTCTTCGAGAAAATATCATCAAAGCCCTAATTGGAAATCCCTCTTTGGTCCCCTGAGGTAATCCTTCTTCGCCAAATATCCGATTCTCTCTTACCACTGATCACGAATTTATTATTATAATGGTCATCTTCATTTGATTTGGTTCTTATCGGATGAttccagtttttttttttaaaaaatgaatgcttgcttctgatttgattagatttggatTCTTCGTCGAAATTTGTTCTAGTTTCTGTAATCGTTTCAGATCGAACTACGTGTAATTAGGGATCCAATTTCCTAAAGTCTAGGATTCAAAGGTCGCATTTTTATCGCTTTTTGGGCATTTTTTTATTCCACATTTGATTTTCCGTTCAGCTTCTCATCTGCGGGAAATAGATTTCTTCTTGTGAGTTAATATGGGGTTTTAGTGATTTTTTTTGAGCGTATGGAACTGATTGCTTTCGAAATTGATGTTTGGAAGCTTTTCTAGGATTTCTGCTTCAATGCGTAAGCTTTACACCTCTAGATTGGTTGGATGTAACAGAGGGTTGATGTTATCCATATGGGTTGTTCTTGAGCTGTTCTttctgaaataaaaaataatgcatCTTGGGATGATTTTACGTAACATAACCTTAAAATTGTAGTTAGGGCAAAAGGGAGAAAGGAAAATGTATAGAGGGGGTCTCGATATATTTAAGATGGCCCAATCTTTGGAGCCGTTCTCGGTTAACCTCAATTCAGCATCCAAAACTACTTTGGCTCCTAAAGCAGCCAACCCTCAGGTCCAGTCACTGCAGCTGCAAAATCCTCGCATAACCCATACTCAGCATCAACAGCATGTCCTGTCGAAACCTACGTGACCTGAAGCAGCAGTTCCAGCTCCACAGGCCACTCAGGTTGGTGGGGTGCAATCTATCTTGCAGCCTCCAGATTGGGCTATAGAACCCCGTCCTGGGGTTTACTATCTCAAGATGTTGAAGAATACAGAGGTCAATGATAAGATCAATCTAGATAAGTAGCGGCATATGTTTGGAAGGCAGTTTGCAACATGTGATTTGGTGCTAGATCACCAGTCTGTATCATGCCAACATGCAGCAATAGTTCCCCACAAGCATGGAAGGTGAGATTGGAATTGATTCTTAATTTTCTCTGGTGCCAGTTTGCCTATGTACAGCTTATGACTTATAAATTGAAGCCATTTTTCTTACAACCATGCAGATTCTTTCATGATTCTTtttcaaattatgatttttgtgAAACGATTTACTAGGATTGCTTAGAAGTTGAAATGAATTCATTATGTTGATTGTATTTCTTTTTGGAGCTGGAGTGTATCTATTCATATATTTAATGTTTCTACAGCATCTATGTGATCAGTTTGGGTTCAGTTCATGGTACATTTGTTGCCAATGAGAGACTGATTAATGACAATCCAGTTGAGCTTGAAGTTGGACGGTCGATGCTGTTTGCTGCATCAACCAGAAGGTACATCTTAAGAAAGAATACAGCTGCTCTTTTTCCAAACCCAGCACTTCCTGCGGAAATTAATCTACCTTCCCCTCCAGACCCTTCTGATGAAGATGCTGTGGTAGCATATAATACAGTACTCACCCGTTATGGTTGTATTAGTCAGTTGGACCTCTCATCCAAGTCTCAAAAATCATCAGGCAGTATGTCAAGTAGAACTGATGACCACCATTTGTCAGGAAGGTCTACCAAAAGAATTAGGAAAGCAAGAGTGGCATTTAAAGATCAGGTCGGGGTGGGGGGGGATGTTGAGATTGAACCTAGCCCTATTGGTGTAAAAGAAGGCAGTCTTGTTGGGAAATATGAATCTCTTTTACAGATTACAGTTATACCAAAAGGAAAGGAGCAGGTCTGTCCAAGGGAAGACAGAACTTCTCCCAAGGGTGTTACTGATAAGCTACAATAGGTCTTGAACAAATCAAAAGCACTACAGAAAGTGGGATCTATGATGATCTATATGGGTATTCCTTTTCTGGAAAGGTGGGCTCATCCTGGGCATACAAGCCAGATAGGCAGGCGGGTAGCACAAAAAGCATTGAAGAAAAGCCTCTTAGTTCTGCCAGTGAGAAAAACAACGTTAGTTCAGCAGATGACAGCAATGATCTCTTTGGTAATCactgatgatataccatatttcaTTCATTAATTTGTTCATTAAATGAGTCTGTGATGAGTTATGCTTCATGTGGACATTTCGAAGCCCATGGTGGCTATGAGTGCTGTATAACTGAGAAATTTTGTTGCAGTTTCTCATGTTGTTCTGCATGGGTCAACGTACACCCAAAAGGAATGCCTGAATTGCCTAAAATTATTCTACAATGATCTGTTTGGGTCATTCTAGTGATGAAACATCTACTTCTTTAAGTTCAAAGGTGGATTACACCGCCTCTTGTGTATTGGTTATGCTTTGTGCCCCTGATATCTAGCACTACTACCTGATAAGTAGTTTCAGATTTTCATATGCTTCTGACCATTATTAGCCCTCAGGTTTGGCATTTTAGAATAGCATTTGTATGGAGCAGTTAGCATGACATTTTTGATGTTTTCTGTTTTGGTTGAGCTGGAGTGGTTCAGAACAAGATATGTTTGATTTTTTGTTTTATGCTGAGCTACAGCCCATATTGTACATATTATTAGCTGATTTTGGTTGCTAAGGCTACGTTTTGAGTTTGATGTTAAGAACCTTGGAACCAAAATACTATCTCTCACTAGCTGGGTTTGTCTAATGCTACTATTCTAAACTACAACTAAAATAGCTAATGGATTGCTCTAAGTCATGGTTATATGTAATCAGGCAGTATGTTAGTTGGACTTGGTAGAGATGAGAATGTTCTTCGTGGTTTCTAATCTTGGCAATGAAGAAATTGTGAGCAATCATGATGAACATGATGAAAATCAGAATATTAAGATGAATATGATATTAGAGGAGGTGTAGGAACTATTTAATTTGAACAtaaatttgatgaaaaatcaatcaAGAAGTTATGGGAATGTACAACCAAAATCCAAAGCACCAACAATGAGAGGTGCTCAGGCTTGTCCAAGAGGGTCTAAAAGGATGAGAGGAAGACCAATGCTAACATGGATAGAACTTGTGAGAAAGGACTTGGAAAAGCTTGCAGTAACACAAGACCTGATCCTCAATAGGAATGATCGGCAAAGAGCAATCAGAAGCCGATCCCAAATGTTTGGGACAAGAGCTGATGGATATGGTTTCATGAAAATTACATGTTTGGCGGAATATTAGTGGGCAATCTATCTCTTTGCCTCCTAGGttgaaatatttttacaaaccTTTCTTTGTGGCTGGATAGGTAGATGGTTTTAAGTGGAGCGCAATGAATGAGGTTACTGCAAAATATTCTTTGTTGTTTTGACTATGTTAGGCAAAATGGCAGGTTGTTCAGCAGTatgttttgttaaattttttcaaagaaatGATATGAACATGTATGCTCCTTTATTTCATCTGTCTTGCTTTATCTCCAACTTTTATCGATAATTGATACAAACTAGTGAAAATGATTTTACCAGAATACCCTGGATCATCAATTTTGATCAAGGGCATCCCTTGATTCTGTTTCAATTATTTTTTGCCCTTCTGCCTTAACAGAAAGTGAAATTTATTGTAAAGTttgattatttacttattttatttGTGCACTTGACTAAATATTAGTGTTATTCTGTTTTTACATAATCTTTCTGGACCTGAAATACGCTCATTTGGTTTCAATTCATAAAATGTGAAGTCAAATGATCATGACCTGTGATAGCAAGCATCATTTATAATACTTGAGGGAGTATTGAACCGAAGTTTGTTTGGAAGGAGAATGAAATGCATGATATTCAGGTAGTAGGTTTTCTGGGATTCCAGATTCTTAGGATAAACACTTCTTACTCATTCAATATTTTGATCCCTACAACACCATAGGGGATGTTATGTAAGATTTTTTAAGAAACTCTAGTGTGATGCTGGCTGAAAAACACTCACTTCCTCCATTATTCCTTTAATTTCTAATAAACATGTCTTTGTCTATCTGTACATTCTTTTAACAAAGACATATCCAAAATCAAAATTGGCTTTTCCTGGAGTATCCCTTGATAATTTCCATaagaatctaatttttatttattttttgaaataatatagCACCAAATATCGCATTCCTTAGCTTTGTTTTGGGTTTTCACCAAATTGTGTAATCACTCAAGTTTCTTCTCCCTAACCTTAGACTTTGGGTTTGACCTGGAGCACATATTATTTGATCTCAATGAACAAGATAAAAGGCTCTTGGTGGGGTTTGAATTATAACCTGCGACAATCCGATATTTCTCCCTCCCTGCTGTAAGGGGTTTCTTTAAAGCTACACTAGGTTGTTCACAAATTTGTCCAGTTATTATGTTTGTTGAGTTGCCTTTTAGGTCAcagtgtttttttctttttcaatcatCAAAGCACCGGCTAACATAATTCATTAGCAGCTGAATACAAAGCTTCATTATTTAAAAGCAAAGACCTTAGCAGTTGAATTAAAAATACTCAGAACTCATCTTTCAACAGACCAAGATGA
The DNA window shown above is from Elaeis guineensis isolate ETL-2024a chromosome 8, EG11, whole genome shotgun sequence and carries:
- the LOC105050634 gene encoding LOW QUALITY PROTEIN: protein phosphatase 1 regulatory inhibitor subunit PPP1R8 homolog (The sequence of the model RefSeq protein was modified relative to this genomic sequence to represent the inferred CDS: inserted 1 base in 1 codon; substituted 3 bases at 3 genomic stop codons), encoding MYRGGLDIFKMAQSLEPFSVNLNSASKTTLAPKAANPQVQSLQLQNPRITHTQHQQHVLSKPTXPEAAVPAPQATQVGGVQSILQPPDWAIEPRPGVYYLKMLKNTEVNDKINLDKXRHMFGRQFATCDLVLDHQSVSCQHAAIVPHKHGSIYVISLGSVHGTFVANERLINDNPVELEVGRSMLFAASTRRYILRKNTAALFPNPALPAEINLPSPPDPSDEDAVVAYNTVLTRYGCISQLDLSSKSQKSSGSMSSRTDDHHLSGRSTKRIRKARVAFKDQVGVGGDVEIEPSPIGVKEGSLVGKYESLLQITVIPKGKEQVCPREDRTSPKGVTDKLQXVLNKXKSTTESGIYDDLYGYSFSGKVGSSWAYKPDRQAGSTKSIEEKPLSSASEKNNVSSADDSNDLFGNH